The Vulpes lagopus strain Blue_001 chromosome 6, ASM1834538v1, whole genome shotgun sequence genome has a segment encoding these proteins:
- the LOC121493040 gene encoding ferritin heavy chain — MTTASPSQVRQNYHQDSEAAINRQINLELYASYVYLSMSYYFDRDDVALKNFAKYFLHQSHEEREHAEKLMKLQNQRGGRIFLQDIKKPDRDDWENGLNAMECALHLEKSVNQSLLELHKLATDKNDPHLCDFIETHYLNEQVKSIKELGDHVTNLRKMGAPESGMAEYLFDKHTLGNSDSES; from the coding sequence ATGACGACCGCGTCCCCCTCGCAGGTGCGCCAGAACTACCACCAGGACTCCGAGGCCGCCATCAACCGCCAGATCAACCTGGAGCTCTATGCGTCTTACGTCTACTTGTCCATGTCTTACTACTTTGATCGTGATGATGTGGCTTTGAAGAACtttgccaaatattttctccaccaATCTCATGAGGAGAGGGAACATGCTGAGAAACTGATGAAGCTGCAGAACCAACGAGGTGGTCGAATCTTCCTTCAGGATATTAAGAAACCAGACCGTGACGATTGGGAGAATGGGCTGAATGCAATGGAGTGTGCATTACACTTGGAAAAGAGCGTGAATCAGTCACTACTGGAACTGCACAAACTGGCCACTGATAAAAATGACCCCCACTTGTGTGACTTCATTGAGACTCATTACCTGAACGAGCAGGTGAAATCCATCAAAGAATTGGGTGACCATGTAACCAACCTGCGCAAGATGGGGGCTCCCGAATCTGGCATGGCAGAGTATCTCTTTGACAAGCACACCCTGGGAAACAGTGATAGTGAGAGCTAA